In one window of Brachyhypopomus gauderio isolate BG-103 chromosome 16, BGAUD_0.2, whole genome shotgun sequence DNA:
- the serpine2 gene encoding glia-derived nexin — protein sequence MFYMCVFSMVALLTVYGLQGAVSQSTAQSYGERGSDLGLKVFQLVVQEKPQENVVLSPHGVASVLGMLLPGAHGDTKRQLLMGLQYKKKGPYKMLQKLHKTLTSKSNGELVTIANALFPQEGFSMRSEFLAANRDNFQCDNRTLDYRNPQASADVINEWVRNRTKGHISSLVRADMLDPVLTRLVAVNSIYFKGLWKTRFLPQSTKMRTFTGGDGQSYKVPMMSQVSIFNTGMASTPDGVSYKVIELPYRGNSVSMFVALPQEKSTPLADILPLLSTATVQEWTKEMRPWKMRLLMPKFTAEAEVDLEGPLSALGITYIFHEGKADFRHLGSEPVYVSKALQKAKIEVNEDGTKASAATTAILMARSSPPWVVIDRPFLFLIRHNPTGTILFAGQINKP from the exons atgttttacatgtgtgtgttctccatgGTTGCACTGCTGACGGTGTATGGGTTGCAAGGAGCTGTCTCCCAGTCCACGGCTCAGTCGTATGGTGAACGGGGCTCGGACCTGGGTCTGAAGGTCTTCCAATTGGTGGTCCAGGAGAAACCACAGGAGAACGTGGTCCTGTCTCCCCATGGGGTGGCCTCTGTTCTGGGCATGCTTCTACCTGGTGCTCACGGCGACACCAAACGACAGCTTCTCATGGGACTCCAATATAAGAAGAAAG GGCCCTATAAGATGCTCCAGAAGCTGCACAAGACCCTGACGTCCAAGTCCAACGGCGAACTCGTCACCATCGCTAATGCCCTCTTCCCCCAAGAAGGATTCAGCATGCGCTCTGAGTTCCTGGCTGCAAACAGAGACAACTTCCAGTGTGACAACCGCACCCTCGACTACAGAAACCCACAGGCGTCTGCAGACGTAATTAATGAGTGGGTCAGGAACAGGACAAAGG GTCACATCAGCAGTCTTGTGCGAGCAGACATGCTGGATCCGGTGCTGACACGGCTAGTGGCCGTGAACTCCATCTACTTCAAAGGCCTGTGGAAGACGCGCTTTCTGCCGCAGAGCACCAAGATGAGGACCTTCACCGGCGGGGACGGACAGTCCTACAAGGTCCCCATGATGTCGCAGGTCTCCATCTTCAATACCG GCATGGCGAGCACTCCTGATGGCGTGAGTTATAAAGTCATAGAGTTGCCGTATCGTGGCAACAGCGTGAGCATGTTCGTAGCTCTGCCGCAGGAGAAGTCCACGCCGCTGGCGGACATATTGCCCCTTTTGTCCACAGCAACGGTGCAGGAATGGACCAAGGAGATGAGACCATGGAAGATGCGCCTCCTGATGCCAAA GTTCACGGCAGAAGCGGAGGTGGATCTGGAGGGACCTCTCTCAGCTTTGGGTATAACCTACATCTTCCATGAGGGAAAAGCTGACTTCAGACACCTTG GTTCAGAGCCTGTCTATGTGTCTAAAGCTCTGCAGAAAGCCAAGATAGAGGTGAATGAGGATGGGACAAAGGCATCTGCTGCaacta CTGCGATCTTGATGGCCAGATCATCTCCTCCGTGGGTGGTGATTGATAGACCATTTCTGTTCCTCATCAGACACAACCCTACAG GGACAATTCTCTTTGCTGGCCAAATCAACAAACCATGA
- the prss59 gene encoding thymus-specific serine protease — protein MAFACELSQNILPLFIIIALLSLLCVPGEAAFSRFLRFRSVSGSSWKYTVDENWFVQRLDHFNGADSRVWKQRYFVNDRFYRPGGPVFLMIGGEGPANPSWMRNGTWLTYAEKFGALCLLLEHRFYGKSHPTEDLSPESLRFLSSRQALADLAHFRRVTATSRGLTNNKWVAFGGSYPGSLAAWLRLKYPHLIHASVATSAPVYATVNFPEYLEVVWRSLAAETPECPLLVKEASDTLIARLKDPRTYDNITKDFRLCSKLQIQSDVDSAYLLETLAGNFMDVVQYNEDNRAFEGVVGTNITMKVLCRLMGDTTLGEPYHRYAAVARLLQDTFSQSCTDVQYQHYLQDMRNISWSGAGAGGGRQWVYQTCTEFGFYQSTDSPNQPFGGFPLPYYLQQCMDIYNLTSSVTDAVQQTNEEYGGYDIRTTRIIFPNGSIDPWHALGVTRNITNDLPAVFIKGTAHCANMYPARAEDLPQLTLARDQIFLLLQKWLKE, from the exons ATGGCTTTTGCTTGTGAACTATCTCAGAACATTCTTCCACTTTTTATAATAAtagctcttctctctcttctttgcgTGCCAGGCGAAGCGGCTTTCTCCAGATTCCTTAGATTCAGGAGTGTCTCTGGTTCGAGTTGGAAATATACAGTGGATGAAAACTGGTTCGTCCAGAGGCTGGACCACTTCAACGGGGCAGACAGCCGAGTGTGGAAGCAG AGATATTTCGTGAATGACCGTTTCTACAGACCTGGGGGGCCAGTGTTTCTGATGATAGGCGGGGAAGGGCCGGCCAACCCTTCCTGGATGCGGAATGGCACTTGGCTGACTTATGCAGAGAAGTTTGGTGCCTTGTGTCTGTTACTGGAACATCGATTCTATGGTAAAAGTCACCCGACCGA AGACCTGAGCCCGGAGAGCCTGCGTTTCCTCAGCAGCCGCCAAGCGTTGGCTGACCTCGCCCACTTCCGCAGGGTTACCGCAACCTCGCGTGGGCTAACCAATAACAAGTGGGTTGCGTTTGGGGGATCCTACCCAGGGTCCCTTGCTGCTTGGTTGCGCCTTAAGTACCCCCACCTCATCCATGCTTCTGTTGCTACCAGCGCGCCTGTGTATGCCACTGTGAACTTCCCAG AGTATCTGGAGGTGGTGTGGCGCTCCCTGGCAGCAGAGACGCCGGAGTGCCCTCTACTGGTGAAGGAAGCATCCGACACCCTAATCGCTCGACTCAAGGACCCACGGACTTATGACAATATCACTAAAGACTTCAG ACTGTGTTCCAAGTTGCAGATTCAGTCAGACGTGGACTCTGCTTATCTGCTGGAGACACTGGCTGGGAACTTCATGGATGTTGTGCAATACAACGAGGACAACAGGGcctttgag GGTGTGGTGGGCACTAATATCACAATGAAAGTGCTGTGCCGTCTGATGGGGGACACGACGCTGGGTGAGCCGTATCATCGCTACGCAGCTGTGGCCCGGCTACTACAGGACACGTTCTCGCAGTCCTGCACCGACGTCCAGTACCAACACTACCTCCAGGACATGAGAAACATCAGCTGGAGTggagcaggagctggaggag GGAGGCAGTGGGTGTATCAGACCTGCACTGAATTTGGATTTTATCAAAGTACGGATTCACCAAACCAGCCGTTTGGAGGATTCCCTTTAcc ctATTACCTACAGCAGTGCATGGACATCTATAACCTTACCTCCTCAGTGACCGATGCCGTTCAGCAGACCAACGAGGAGTATGGAGGATATGACATCAGAACAACACGCATCATCTTCCCCAACGGCTCCATTGACCCCTGGCATGCCCTTGGAGTGACCAGAAACATCACTAATGACCTCCCAGCAGTCTTCATCAAAG gTACAGCCCATTGTGCCAACATGTACCCAGCGCGTGCAGAAGACCTCCCTCAGCTGACATTGGCGCGAGATCAGATCTTCCTTTTGCTTCAAAAGTGGTTAAAGGAATAA